Proteins encoded together in one Phaeodactylum tricornutum CCAP 1055/1 chromosome 25, whole genome shotgun sequence window:
- a CDS encoding predicted protein, with protein sequence MRLIPIFGILIFRPDQLCTAPTKMEKTQTRRPPEYWQAYRCVLALSNIGVSLLERHAYSQAVETLRDAVTVMRDFSYQCSSPDFQMDTRAIWYHQRNNAVMGKANRRMARANPERGGSFVETIGRDRVVSVRVPFLWHQHPGTSPAVVSLPCFPIRVEDFDECERDLDLDAAMVLHNFATAQLCLSRITSQSSRAQRCRTASCRSAELAYAALAETITAANNQRWWGSEGHLGKAENVALLSVCILNTMIRAQMESGKLLEAGESHERLRLLQVAVKEVTDTCRDAENKDTAAAA encoded by the coding sequence ATGCGTCTAATACCCATTTTCGGCATTCTTATTTTTCGTCCAGACCAATTGTGCACAGCCCCCACCAAAATGGAGAAAACTCAGACTCGACGACCTCCTGAATACTGGCAAGCCTACAGATGCGTTCTTGCTTTGAGCAACATCGGTGTTTCACTCCTGGAGCGCCACGCCTACTCGCAAGCGGTCGAGACTTTAAGAGACGCCGTCACCGTTATGAGAGACTTTTCCTATCAGTGTTCCTCGCCGGATTTTCAAATGGATACCCGTGCAATCTGGTATCATCAGCGTAACAACGCTGTAATGGGCAAGGCCAATCGGCGAATGGCGCGAGCGAATCCTGAGCGTGGCGGGTCCTTCGTGGAAACTATTGGTAGAGATCGAGTGGTCTCCGTGAGGGTACCGTTCCTGTGGCACCAGCACCCCGGAACCAGTCCTGCGGTTGTCTCCTTACCGTGTTTTCCGATCCGagtggaagattttgacgagTGCGAACGAGACTTGGACCTCGATGCCGCAATGGTCCTGCACAATTTTGCCACCGCACAGCTGTGTTTGTCGAGGATCACGTCTCAGTCTTCTCGTGCACAACGCTGCCGAACGGCATCGTGCCGATCGGCCGAGCTGGCGTATGCTGCACTCGCGGAAACGATCACGGCAGCGAACAACCAGCGTTGGTGGGGATCCGAAGGACATCTCGGTAAAGCTGAAAATGTGGCCTTGCTCTCGGTCTGCATACTGAATACTATGATCAGGgcccaaatggaaagtgGGAAACTTCTGGAAGCAGGAGAATCCCACGAGAGACTGCGCCTTTTGCAAGTCGCCGTCAAAGAAGTTACAGACACATGTAGGGATGCCGAAAACAAAGATACTGCAGCGGCTGCATGA
- a CDS encoding predicted protein: MTQHQKERGPLHSTRLGRVQPPARVPPRDFSLVVIDTWLLCRANGASTDATTKRNNTTSSLSSRASAVDPNATTADPYKVYLCVASCWSAITCTGSGLDQVCVTNSHPYTSPPPPCTDRMSGDIPGPISHGSSADGTSSTSHFSSPHKAQQMAQNFAQSASKTLQSWTTRKYTLPDKNVASQVLMYRQLLHTQCRVGLKLSRPYQGTPAQVAVKDMPWWNPGMLESLQMIISYDNLVQRLWLGGAIEPFAVRDGRGIDSDVETYLDEAGMPPIPHDFWVHRVGFQQPDPVTDFRSGGILSLALMVHIVESCPHIHQRFTHGDASVLPFGITSINVTDMMAGFLMLAKKVDRMDALLSQKPFWRMFADPHSLLACQELALDILADVVVELQKTREATETSERVKVTVFDFAWILEQTTHRVEHDLLGAGPKSVPELRAIYGRLKASYQVALQAKIDPDAATRSPVNATATNARRAFSPQVTSSLAGAAQLAGGVWNRFKSNPAEVSSTNTTPVTQPTAVAIPPTASGTPRNQVSSSLSTGPTDGSAPEVDSTEPDDSDWVGTDIRSVTDGVENFSITDDDEEDNDML; encoded by the coding sequence ATGACACAACATCAAAAGGAACGGGGACCGCTCCATTCTACTCGCTTAGGACGCGTCCAACCACCGGCTAGAGTACCTCCACGAGACTTTTCCCTTGTTGTCATCGACACGTGGTTACTTTGTAGAGCGAACGGAGCGTCAACGGACGCAACGACTAAGCGCAACAACACCacgtcgtcgctgtcatcCCGGGCCTCCGCGGTTGACCCTAACGCTACTACTGCCGACCCATACAAAGTCTATCTTTGTGTCGCGTCCTGTTGGAGTGCCATAACGTGTACGGGAAGTGGTCTCGATCAAGTGTGTGTCACCAACAGTCATCCCTACACATCTCCGCCTCCACCGTGCACCGACAGGATGAGCGGTGACATTCCTGGGCCAATTTCCCACGGCAGTTCCGCTGACGGTACCAGCAGTACGTCACACTTTTCATCCCCGCACAAGGCGCAACAAATGGCACAAAATTTCGCCCAATCCGCCTCCAAAACACTGCAATCGTGGACGACACGAAAGTACACTCTACCGGATAAGAATGTTGCCTCGCAAGTGCTCATGTACCGGCAATTGCTCCACACTCAATGCCGCGTCGGCCTTAAGCTTTCCCGTCCCTACCAAGGCACCCCCGCACAAGTCGCCGTTAAGGATATGCCCTGGTGGAATCCGGGGATGTTGGAAAGCCTGCAAATGATCATTAGCTACGACAATCTCGTTCAACGACTGTGGCTCGGTGGTGCCATTGAACCCTTTGCTGTACGCGACGGCCGTGGGATAGACAGCGACGTCGAAACATACTTAGACGAGGCCGGTATGCCCCCAATTCCTCATGACTTTTGGGTTCACCGCGTAGGCTTTCAACAGCCGGATCCCGTGACGGACTTTCGATCTGGCGGAATTCTCTCCTTGGCTCTCATGGTGCACATTGTGGAGTCGTGTCCGCACATTCACCAGCGCTTTACCCATGGCGACGCTTCGGTCCTACCTTTTGGTATCACCAGCATCAACGTCACGGATATGATGGCGGGATTTCTCATGTTGGCCAAAAAGGTAGACCGCATGGATGCTTTGCTGTCGCAAAAACCGTTTTGGCGCATGTTTGCCGATCCACACTCCTTGCTCGCCTGTCAAGAATTGGCGCTCGACATTCTGGCCGACGTTGTGGTGGAACTGCAGAAAACCCGAGAAGCGACGGAAACGTCGGAACGAGTCAAAGTTACCGTCTTTGATTTTGCCTGGATTCTGGAACAAACTACGCACCGTGTGGAACACGATCTGCTGGGTGCCGGTCCCAAAAGCGTACCCGAATTGCGGGCCATCTATGGCCGACTCAAGGCATCCTACCAGGTCGCGTTGCAAGCCAAGATTGATCCGGATGCAGCCACGAGAAGTCCAGTGAATGCAACGGCGACCAATGCGCGTCGCGCCTTTTCACCCCAGGTCACATCCTCCTTGGCCGGTGCGGCCCAGTTGGCTGGTGGTGTCTGGAACCGGTTCAAAAGCAACCCCGCAGAGGTATCATCAACGAATACCACTCCCGTGACCCAGCCTACCGCTGTGGCCATTCCGCCGACGGCTTCCGGAACGCCACGGAATCAAGTTTCCAGCAGTCTTTCTACAGGGCCGACTGACGGATCCGCTCCGGAAGTCGATTCGACCGAACCGGATGACTCGGATTGGGTTGGAACCGACATTCGGTCCGTCACGGATGGAGTGGAAAATTTTAGTATAAccgatgatgacgaagaagataaCGACATGCTATAG
- a CDS encoding predicted protein, translating into MHDHDHEHNCSSHHEKGLPTPSPTLDGVSDSGSHNAAQQQRLQVLRRLQTATVLCLCFMTIEVIGGFWAGSLAVLSDAAHLLADTASFAIAIVANYLARMPSTVTHTYGLQRTESLAALFSMVSLAIVCVGLASEASRRLYHIVMQDDAAEELLNVDGRLMSGIATIGVCVNIVLALVLGEHHVHLPSYGDSHGHDHHHDHVHPATESSALLPKSTNGDVEHCVIHNDEAVPDKARNVNLHAAYLHVLGDLAQSVAVLIAGIVIWLKPSWAIVDPICTLGFCGLVFYSTLGVLRSSIAVLLEEVPPHVSWQDVYDDLSELESLTKVHDLHIWCISDGVTVVSLHASAVDGHVDQALRDVNRVCQKHKLQHITAQLQTASVEECITCTQSNLNCKS; encoded by the coding sequence ATGCACGATCACGACCACGAGCACAATTGTAGCAGCCACCACGAGAAAGGCCTCCCAACGCCATCACCGACTCTGGACGGGGTCTCGGACTCGGGTTCACATAATGCGGCACAGCAACAACGCCTACAAGTGCTGCGTCGTCTCCAAACAGCCACCgttttgtgtttgtgtttcATGACCATTGAAGTCATCGGGGGCTTCTGGGCTGGTTCGTTGGCGGTCTTGTCCGACGCTGCCCACTTGTTGGCCGACACGGCAAGTTTCGCGATTGCCATTGTCGCCAACTATCTGGCGCGTATGCCGTCTACTGTAACCCATACGTACGGACTCCAGCGGACCGAATCACTGGCAGCGCTCTTCTCCATGGTTTCGCTTGCAATCGTCTGTGTCGGACTCGCGAGTGAGGCGTCGCGACGATTGTATCACATTGTGATGCAGGATGATGCCGCGGAGGAGCTCTTGAATGTCGATGGTCGGCTCATGAGTGGTATCGCCACAATTGGAGTATGCGTCAACATTGTCTTGGCCTTGGTGTTGGGAGAGCATCACGTACATTTGCCGAGCTACGGGGATTCGCACGGTCACGATCATCATCACGATCACGTACACCCAGCCACGGAATCGTCCGCTTTGTTGCCGAAAAGCACCAACGGTGATGTGGAACACTGTGTCATTCACAACGACGAAGCTGTGCCCGACAAGGCCCGGAACGTGAACTTACACGCGGCGTATTTGCACGTTCTGGGCGATCTGGCCCAATCGGTCGCCGTGCTCATTGCCGGAATCGTTATTTGGCTCAAGCCGTCGTGGGCGATTGTGGATCCCATCTGCACGCTCGGGTTTTGTGGACTGGTCTTCTATTCCACGCTCGGCGTTTTACGTTCGTCGATTGCCGTCTTGTTGGAGGAAGTACCCCCGCACGTATCGTGGCAGGACGTCTACGACGATCTCTCTGAGTTGGAATCGCTCACGAAAGTACACGATTTGCACATTTGGTGCATTTCGGACGGCGTCACGGTTGTGAGTCTACACGCGTCGGCCGTTGACGGACACGTCGACCAAGCACTCCGGGATGTGAACCGAGTGTGCCAAAAACACAAGCTTCAGCACATTACGGCACAACTCCAGACAGCATCCGTTGAAGAATGCATTACGTGTACACAGTCGAACCTCAACTGCAAAAGCTGA